The following coding sequences lie in one Leptospira mtsangambouensis genomic window:
- a CDS encoding aldehyde dehydrogenase family protein — MTQATLTQTSNSGKAVIQTKSFTPSDIDRIFQAQKKKTLELRLSNFKTRILKLKKLKNAVLKYQKEIQIALHSDFRKSAGEVDITEILPTIAEINDAIRHVKHWMRPKNVMTPPTLLGATSRIVYEPKGVCLIIAPWNYPFHLAIAPLAAAIAAGNTIMLKPSEFTPHTADVIKAMLSEIFAEDEVAVFEGDVAVATALLEVPFDHIFFTGSTPVGKIVMAAAAKHLTSVTLELGGKSPSIVAEDADLKVAAERIMWGKFLNAGQTCVAPDYLLIPESKVEEFVKNAKETTESFFKSKPENFTASPDFCRIVNAKNFGRVSSYVDDAVKKGAKIAYGGEVRSSDNFISPTILTNVSLDARIMEDEIFGPLLPIITYKTLDEAIHIINERPKPLALYIFTKKRSTSKYVLKRTSSGGAVINDVILHLVNSNLPFGGVNHSGHGSYHGQFGFKTFSHERSVLQTPKASIAKLMYPPYSGFVRLMVKLTTKFFV; from the coding sequence ATGACCCAAGCCACTCTCACTCAAACCTCAAATTCTGGAAAGGCTGTGATCCAAACAAAAAGTTTTACTCCCTCTGACATTGATCGTATTTTCCAAGCACAAAAGAAAAAGACTTTGGAACTTCGTTTGTCCAATTTCAAAACTCGGATCCTTAAATTAAAAAAATTAAAAAACGCAGTCCTTAAATACCAAAAAGAAATCCAAATCGCTCTCCATTCCGATTTTAGAAAATCTGCCGGAGAAGTGGACATCACTGAAATTTTACCTACCATTGCAGAAATCAATGATGCCATCCGCCATGTAAAACATTGGATGCGCCCAAAAAACGTAATGACTCCGCCAACTTTACTTGGTGCCACAAGTCGTATCGTTTATGAACCAAAGGGAGTTTGTCTTATCATTGCTCCTTGGAATTATCCGTTCCATCTTGCGATTGCACCTCTCGCAGCAGCGATTGCAGCTGGAAACACAATCATGTTGAAACCTTCTGAATTTACACCACATACTGCGGATGTCATCAAAGCAATGTTAAGTGAAATATTTGCAGAAGATGAAGTGGCCGTTTTTGAAGGTGATGTTGCAGTTGCAACTGCTTTACTCGAAGTGCCTTTTGACCATATCTTTTTTACTGGTTCCACGCCAGTTGGTAAAATTGTAATGGCAGCTGCTGCAAAACACTTAACCAGCGTAACTCTTGAGTTAGGTGGTAAATCTCCTTCGATTGTTGCAGAAGACGCTGATTTAAAAGTTGCTGCAGAAAGAATTATGTGGGGAAAATTTTTAAACGCAGGCCAAACTTGTGTGGCTCCGGATTACCTTTTGATCCCTGAATCGAAAGTGGAAGAGTTTGTTAAAAATGCAAAAGAAACCACAGAAAGTTTCTTTAAATCCAAACCAGAAAATTTTACAGCAAGCCCTGACTTTTGCCGTATTGTGAATGCAAAAAACTTTGGTAGAGTATCCTCTTATGTAGATGATGCAGTCAAAAAAGGGGCAAAAATTGCTTATGGCGGAGAAGTAAGAAGTTCGGATAATTTTATTTCACCAACCATCCTCACGAATGTCTCTTTAGATGCTCGTATTATGGAAGATGAAATTTTTGGACCACTTTTACCAATCATCACTTACAAAACTTTGGACGAAGCCATCCATATCATCAATGAAAGACCAAAACCACTTGCATTGTATATTTTTACTAAAAAAAGAAGTACATCCAAGTATGTTCTTAAAAGAACAAGTTCAGGTGGAGCTGTAATCAACGATGTGATCCTTCATCTCGTGAATTCAAACCTTCCATTTGGTGGTGTGAACCATTCTGGACATGGTAGTTACCATGGACAATTTGGGTTTAAAACTTTTTCACACGAAAGATCAGTTTTACAAACTCCTAAGGCATCCATTGCAAAGTTGATGTATCCACCTTACTCTGGTTTTGTGAGACTAATGGTGAAGTTAACAACTAAATTTTTCGTTTAG
- a CDS encoding bacteriohemerythrin → MQKDFSAHLDSLRITWLSEPFHLGIPIIDLQHVWLVHIILELEETIVESEKDGSEVDVHSSFRKALDYVSEHFALEEDILEHFNYPEFSEHVSSHRKFVERLTEKYYEAKNNQMAALGILQILKKWLFQHILHDDTDYADFFKASAVDLKTYCNEILKSGKYPISKEQLLIYQNIVQVDTTHITLHEQSIDIIQEIRNIWKTYNLATGIPIIDLQHIWLLKMIVELDNSLKLGDGSSDTFQRVITSAIEYTKDHFGVEDKIMRYFRYTDVVQHMNQHKRFIDFIKTRNDEFKLGHPRAGLHLVQDLRNWLLSHIALEDKKIGIAFESRVRELSEFTKKLHQTGEISISREQKNLYKLVMQSAPDPLD, encoded by the coding sequence ATGCAGAAGGATTTTTCCGCGCATTTAGATTCCTTAAGAATCACTTGGTTAAGTGAGCCTTTCCATCTTGGAATTCCTATCATCGATCTACAACATGTGTGGTTGGTTCATATCATTCTAGAGTTAGAAGAAACCATTGTTGAATCTGAAAAAGATGGATCTGAAGTGGATGTTCATTCTTCCTTTCGAAAGGCTTTGGATTATGTTTCGGAACACTTTGCCTTAGAAGAAGATATTCTCGAACATTTTAACTATCCAGAATTTTCTGAACATGTTAGTAGCCATAGAAAATTTGTAGAACGGTTAACTGAAAAATATTACGAAGCAAAAAATAATCAAATGGCCGCTTTAGGCATTTTGCAAATTTTAAAAAAATGGCTGTTTCAACATATCTTACATGATGATACCGATTATGCTGATTTTTTCAAAGCAAGTGCAGTTGATTTAAAAACTTACTGTAATGAAATTCTAAAATCAGGTAAATATCCAATTTCGAAAGAACAACTTTTAATTTATCAAAATATTGTTCAGGTGGATACAACCCATATCACACTTCATGAACAATCCATTGATATTATCCAGGAAATAAGAAATATCTGGAAAACATATAATTTAGCCACTGGAATTCCTATTATCGATTTACAACACATTTGGCTTTTAAAGATGATTGTTGAGTTAGACAACTCGTTAAAGTTAGGTGATGGTTCGAGTGATACGTTTCAAAGGGTCATAACTTCCGCTATTGAATACACAAAGGACCATTTCGGTGTGGAAGATAAAATTATGAGATACTTTCGATATACGGATGTAGTCCAACATATGAATCAACATAAACGATTCATTGACTTTATCAAAACAAGAAACGATGAATTTAAGTTGGGGCATCCTCGAGCAGGTCTTCATTTGGTCCAAGACCTTAGAAATTGGCTTTTGTCTCACATTGCCCTTGAGGATAAAAAAATTGGGATCGCCTTTGAATCTCGAGTGCGAGAACTTTCCGAGTTTACGAAAAAACTGCACCAAACTGGGGAAATTAGCATCTCTCGGGAACAAAAAAACCTATATAAACTGGTGATGCAATCTGCCCCAGACCCTCTGGATTGA
- the gatB gene encoding Asp-tRNA(Asn)/Glu-tRNA(Gln) amidotransferase subunit GatB — MEYEVIIGLEVHVQLNTLSKIFSTATNEFGGSPNTHISTLCVALPGTLPVLNEVVLEKAVRAGVALGCEITRFTKFDRKNYFYPDLPKGYQISQFDKPYATQGGIHIKLKGETEAKFIPLTRIHMEEDAGKLIHSHDPSINRSYVDYNRAGTPLIEIVSEPDLRSSDEAYVYLNELKTILRYIQVSDCNMEEGSLRCDANVSIRPKGEKGFRTRVEIKNLNSFKAVKQAIDYEVEWQKDMYSRGETFRQMTKLWDATLLKTIPMRSKEMSHDYRYFPEPDLPTIQISDSFIEDIRKTLPELPKQKKERYKTELGLPDYDAEVLTSEREIAEYFEEALLVSGDAKKTSNWVKDEILGIVNKENISIQEFAIDPLRIGKLVKLINSGEITGKIAKTIFEDMLTSKDQPETIVEAKGLKVVRDDKALEEIVIRVIESQPESVEGWKNGKDRVLGAIVGGVMKETKGKADPKLVNELILAKLGPLGEKKKV, encoded by the coding sequence ATGGAATACGAAGTCATCATCGGTCTGGAAGTCCACGTCCAGCTCAATACTCTATCAAAAATTTTTTCCACCGCCACAAACGAATTTGGCGGTAGCCCAAACACTCATATCTCCACACTTTGTGTCGCTCTTCCTGGCACATTGCCAGTGTTAAACGAAGTGGTTTTGGAAAAGGCGGTTCGTGCTGGTGTGGCACTTGGATGTGAAATCACAAGATTCACAAAATTTGATCGTAAAAATTATTTTTACCCTGATTTGCCAAAAGGTTACCAAATTTCCCAGTTTGATAAACCCTATGCCACCCAAGGGGGAATCCATATCAAATTAAAAGGGGAGACGGAAGCGAAATTCATTCCCCTAACAAGGATTCATATGGAAGAGGATGCTGGAAAATTAATTCACTCCCATGATCCTTCTATCAATCGTTCTTATGTGGATTACAACCGTGCTGGAACTCCTTTGATTGAAATCGTGTCAGAACCGGATCTGCGTTCTTCTGATGAAGCTTATGTATATTTGAATGAACTCAAAACAATCTTAAGATACATTCAAGTTTCAGATTGTAATATGGAAGAAGGTTCGCTTCGTTGTGATGCAAACGTCTCCATTCGACCTAAGGGAGAAAAAGGATTTCGTACTCGTGTAGAAATTAAAAACCTAAACTCTTTTAAGGCCGTAAAACAAGCGATAGACTATGAGGTAGAATGGCAAAAGGATATGTATTCTCGTGGAGAAACTTTCCGCCAAATGACAAAACTTTGGGATGCCACCTTACTCAAAACCATTCCGATGCGTTCTAAAGAGATGAGTCATGATTATCGTTACTTCCCTGAACCAGATCTTCCTACCATTCAAATTTCTGATTCGTTTATTGAAGACATCCGTAAAACTTTACCAGAACTTCCTAAACAAAAAAAAGAAAGATACAAAACGGAACTTGGTCTTCCTGATTACGATGCAGAAGTACTCACCAGCGAACGCGAGATAGCTGAATATTTTGAAGAAGCTCTACTCGTGTCTGGGGACGCCAAAAAAACATCTAACTGGGTAAAAGATGAGATTCTTGGTATCGTCAACAAAGAAAACATTTCCATCCAAGAATTTGCGATCGATCCATTGCGTATTGGTAAACTTGTAAAACTCATCAACTCCGGTGAGATCACAGGAAAAATTGCAAAAACTATCTTTGAAGATATGTTAACCTCCAAGGATCAACCGGAAACGATTGTCGAAGCGAAAGGTTTGAAAGTAGTTCGTGATGACAAAGCACTGGAAGAAATTGTCATTCGTGTGATTGAATCTCAACCTGAATCAGTGGAAGGTTGGAAAAACGGAAAAGATCGTGTGCTCGGTGCCATCGTTGGTGGTGTGATGAAAGAAACCAAAGGTAAGGCTGATCCGAAACTTGTGAACGAATTGATCCTAGCAAAACTAGGACCACTTGGTGAAAAAAAGAAGGTTTAA
- a CDS encoding histidine phosphatase family protein, with translation MDLYLIRHPETIAPKGTCYGRTDFPLKYPVEDTADSTFPHLPARFDFFLSSPAPRALKLSSALLTKYNRTQVEHSKIPTDERLWEMNFGDWDGKLWEEIPRKETIPWMKDFVNANTPGGEAFTDLILRMDSFINDWREGGNLRNHWEKTNNKSLNALIVVCHSGPIRAALCKQYGTPYEEAFKSPVDFGSVHKLEIS, from the coding sequence TTGGACCTATATTTAATTCGCCATCCGGAAACCATCGCACCCAAAGGAACTTGTTATGGCCGCACTGACTTCCCTCTCAAATACCCTGTGGAAGATACGGCCGACTCTACCTTTCCACATTTGCCTGCTAGATTTGATTTTTTTCTTTCGAGTCCTGCGCCAAGAGCATTAAAACTTTCTTCTGCTTTATTAACCAAATACAATCGAACACAAGTGGAACATTCCAAAATACCAACTGACGAACGTTTGTGGGAAATGAACTTCGGAGACTGGGATGGAAAACTTTGGGAAGAAATCCCAAGAAAAGAAACCATCCCATGGATGAAAGACTTCGTAAATGCAAATACTCCAGGAGGAGAAGCCTTTACTGATCTTATCTTACGAATGGATTCTTTTATCAATGATTGGAGAGAAGGTGGAAATTTAAGGAATCATTGGGAAAAAACAAATAACAAATCCTTAAATGCACTGATCGTTGTTTGCCACTCAGGTCCCATTCGCGCCGCTTTATGCAAACAATATGGGACCCCGTATGAAGAAGCCTTCAAATCACCTGTGGACTTTGGATCTGTCCACAAATTAGAGATTAGTTAA
- a CDS encoding adenosylcobinamide-GDP ribazoletransferase, whose protein sequence is MNWIVSEIRLFFVCLSFLSRIPAPRWIGFQEEWLHKSIKYSPFVGILLGTLQWIIFTVFQMFLGPAIAFVISVGFLLILTGAFHEDGFSDFCDGIGGGWKREDILRIMKDSRVGSFGAAGISLLLLLKILGASESLKTTGFSWNLFSIERTYQLISVYLYFVTAHSLSRFFSVLMMKLLPYAKEEGYAKPMAKEITWPQTLFASLAGLLPYIFLVNLHPKFSLSLVLILPSLYYMYTLMKRWIGGFTGDCLGAVQQVAETCLWVSGVLIWTYI, encoded by the coding sequence ATGAATTGGATTGTTTCAGAGATTCGCCTATTCTTTGTTTGTTTATCTTTTCTTTCTCGGATTCCTGCACCCCGCTGGATTGGGTTCCAAGAAGAATGGTTACACAAATCGATTAAATATTCTCCTTTTGTGGGTATCCTGCTCGGAACCTTACAGTGGATTATCTTTACTGTTTTTCAAATGTTTTTGGGACCCGCGATCGCATTTGTGATCTCCGTTGGATTTTTGTTAATCTTAACTGGGGCATTTCATGAAGATGGATTTTCTGATTTTTGTGATGGAATCGGCGGCGGATGGAAACGAGAAGATATCCTGAGAATCATGAAAGATAGTCGCGTCGGGAGTTTTGGTGCAGCAGGAATTTCTCTTTTACTTTTACTTAAAATCTTAGGTGCATCCGAATCACTGAAAACGACAGGATTTAGTTGGAATCTTTTTTCTATTGAAAGGACATACCAACTAATATCCGTTTATCTATATTTTGTGACAGCACATAGTTTGAGTCGTTTTTTTTCAGTTCTGATGATGAAATTGTTACCTTATGCCAAAGAAGAAGGGTATGCAAAACCAATGGCCAAGGAAATTACCTGGCCTCAAACTTTATTTGCAAGCCTTGCAGGTCTTCTTCCCTATATTTTTCTAGTTAACCTTCATCCCAAATTTTCACTGAGTTTGGTTTTGATCCTTCCTAGTTTGTATTATATGTATACATTAATGAAACGTTGGATTGGTGGATTTACCGGAGATTGTTTGGGAGCAGTCCAACAAGTAGCAGAAACTTGTCTTTGGGTTTCGGGAGTATTGATTTGGACCTATATTTAA
- the cobT gene encoding nicotinate-nucleotide--dimethylbenzimidazole phosphoribosyltransferase, translating into MSPFSLPSISPVTDVLRTSIRSKIDNKTKPLGSLGDLETLAMLLAEIQNTLSPELKNPKLILFAGDHGITEEPVSLYPKDVTWQMVLNFLSGGACANVFAKHSHIDVEVVDAGVDHDWEENTPKLIQRKIRKGTSNFLKQEAMSMEEAKETILSGIELLSEKQYESTNIFLFGEMGIGNTSAASLILSHLTDIPLRKLVGRGTGLNNSGKENKFKILTEAYQRTGKLKDPIEILSEFGGFEIGMMAGAMIGAAAQRKTFVVDGFISTAAFAIAFALNPTVKSYAIFSHLSEEEGHTIVLEHWKIKPLLRLNLRLGEGSGALAAYPLIELSVKFLNEMASFADAGVSNTDSK; encoded by the coding sequence ATGTCACCATTTTCCCTACCCTCCATTTCTCCCGTAACTGATGTTTTGCGAACTTCCATCCGCAGTAAAATAGACAATAAAACCAAACCCTTGGGTTCCCTTGGTGATTTGGAAACCCTGGCCATGTTACTAGCAGAAATCCAAAATACATTATCCCCTGAGTTAAAAAACCCCAAACTCATTCTGTTTGCAGGTGACCATGGGATTACGGAAGAACCAGTTTCTTTGTATCCAAAAGATGTCACATGGCAGATGGTTCTAAACTTTTTATCAGGTGGAGCTTGCGCCAACGTCTTCGCCAAACACAGTCATATCGACGTGGAAGTGGTTGATGCAGGAGTAGACCATGATTGGGAAGAGAATACTCCGAAACTCATCCAAAGAAAGATCAGAAAAGGGACTTCCAATTTTTTAAAACAAGAAGCAATGTCGATGGAAGAGGCAAAAGAAACCATATTAAGCGGTATCGAACTTCTCTCAGAAAAACAATATGAATCCACCAATATATTTTTATTTGGTGAAATGGGAATTGGGAATACATCTGCAGCATCTCTTATTCTATCTCATCTAACAGACATTCCACTTAGAAAACTTGTTGGAAGGGGAACAGGTCTCAATAATAGCGGAAAAGAAAACAAATTCAAAATCCTTACAGAAGCATACCAAAGAACAGGAAAACTAAAAGATCCTATCGAAATACTTTCTGAATTTGGCGGATTCGAAATTGGAATGATGGCTGGAGCAATGATTGGAGCCGCAGCACAAAGAAAAACATTTGTAGTGGATGGATTCATTTCCACTGCAGCCTTCGCAATCGCCTTTGCACTCAATCCGACAGTAAAATCTTATGCGATTTTTTCGCATTTGTCGGAAGAAGAAGGTCATACAATTGTTTTAGAACATTGGAAAATAAAACCTCTCCTTCGACTCAACCTTCGTTTAGGAGAGGGAAGTGGTGCTTTGGCTGCTTATCCACTAATTGAACTGAGTGTCAAATTTTTGAATGAAATGGCATCCTTTGCTGATGCTGGTGTAAGTAATACGGATTCTAAATAA
- the dnaE gene encoding DNA polymerase III subunit alpha — protein MEDFAHLHLHTTYSMLDGAIRINDLMKRVKELGMSSVAITDHGNMYGAIEFYKEAVKHDVKPIIGCEFYVTPSRSAETELDEIADGGAYHIILLCKNETGYRNIIKLASRSFTEGFYRKPRIDYDLLERHSEGLVCLTACLAGEVNRKILEGKEDKAYALAGRLHEIFRKEDFYLEIQDHGIPEQRTVAEAVMGFSKRTGIPLVLTNDSHFLTKDDREAQDILLRIGMRKNIDDEMRFGFNDNFYVKSPAEMMGIFPDHKDAFYNTLAIRDKCSLNFQFGNPLLPPFEVPAGFDTDSYLEKLVWEGIKEKYQEITPIVRERTEYEMQTIRNMHFAGYFLIVQDYINFARRAGIPVGPGRGSAAGSIIAFALGITNVDPIRYNLLFERFLNPDRKDMPDIDTDFCVERREEVINYIKHRYGENRVGQIITFGSLAAKAAIKDVARVFNVPFSEVNEMSKLFPKKLGITIQEAVDTSKDLRDIAEKSDLNKKVFYIAQKLEGNYRQVGRHAAGVVIAPTALEEIVPLSTVSEPGRDGRSIVTQYDKNMSEQVGLIKMDILGLKNLTTIHHATKLIEKRHGILLDLDKIPLDDPATFSLLRKANVLGIFQLDSSSGIRDLFAKAQVQKFEEIAALLALYRPGPMGSGMLDDYLDRKNGKKKVVFPHESLAEVLGETYGVVVYQEQVMGISRIMGGYSVGDSDVLRKAMAKKDKSKLPALKEKFVKGAIEKKINEKLAIELFEQLEKFGEYGFNKSHSVAYAFVTYQTAFLKANYSIEYLTALLSGDHSKITDVVKYINNAKEMGIRILGPDIKESGISFEITDDKTVRFGLSSIKGVGELAAENIISNRKSIGGYKQLGDFTKKLDTRLANKKVLESLAQGGAFDSFGYTRKTIFESTDMILTYANKKQAEEKEGQFSLFGGANGGGEENLNLPKDGIEWNGDELLRREKETTGLYLSGHPLDKFTEQLKTLKPTTIENLEEVRPKSKVEIAGVLSKKVVKLTKKKEEFVNFMLEDQTGEIECVAFPKTYAEFKHLFTEDNTVFIRGILERLDADESELKGQIIVNKLEELNSVTIEKKMEKTLHLTINMTEEKNRDVILKLQDVLSVHRGASSVFFHLVGNGDEKKVIRAHDHFSIDITPDLMKMLTDILGKGTVRYTVGEEVRVYG, from the coding sequence ATGGAAGATTTCGCCCACCTTCATTTGCACACTACCTATTCCATGCTCGATGGAGCCATACGAATCAACGATCTCATGAAACGTGTGAAGGAACTTGGGATGAGTTCTGTCGCCATCACAGACCACGGAAACATGTATGGGGCCATTGAATTCTACAAAGAGGCTGTCAAACACGATGTCAAACCCATCATTGGATGTGAGTTTTATGTAACTCCTTCCCGAAGTGCCGAAACTGAATTAGATGAAATTGCAGACGGTGGTGCATATCACATCATTTTACTTTGTAAAAACGAAACAGGGTACAGAAATATCATCAAACTGGCAAGTCGATCCTTTACGGAAGGTTTTTATCGCAAACCAAGGATCGATTACGATTTATTAGAACGACATAGTGAAGGCCTTGTTTGTTTGACTGCTTGTCTTGCGGGAGAGGTCAACCGAAAGATCTTAGAAGGCAAAGAAGACAAAGCGTATGCGTTAGCTGGTCGGTTACATGAAATTTTTCGCAAAGAAGATTTTTATTTAGAAATCCAAGACCATGGAATTCCAGAACAACGAACTGTTGCTGAAGCAGTGATGGGATTTTCCAAACGAACTGGAATTCCACTGGTTCTTACCAATGACTCTCACTTTTTAACAAAAGATGATAGAGAAGCACAAGACATCTTACTTCGCATCGGTATGCGTAAAAACATCGATGATGAAATGCGATTTGGGTTTAATGATAATTTTTATGTAAAATCTCCCGCTGAAATGATGGGTATTTTTCCCGATCATAAGGATGCATTTTATAATACCTTAGCCATTCGCGATAAATGTTCACTTAACTTTCAATTTGGGAATCCATTATTACCTCCGTTTGAAGTGCCTGCTGGTTTTGATACCGATAGTTATTTAGAAAAATTAGTTTGGGAAGGAATCAAAGAAAAGTACCAAGAGATCACTCCTATTGTGCGTGAAAGAACAGAGTATGAGATGCAGACGATTCGAAATATGCATTTCGCCGGATACTTTCTCATTGTTCAGGATTATATAAATTTTGCTAGAAGAGCAGGAATTCCAGTGGGCCCAGGGCGAGGTTCAGCAGCAGGATCAATCATTGCATTTGCACTTGGAATTACGAACGTAGACCCCATTCGTTATAACTTACTTTTTGAAAGGTTTCTTAACCCCGACAGAAAGGACATGCCCGATATTGATACGGATTTTTGCGTAGAAAGACGAGAAGAAGTTATCAATTACATCAAACACCGGTATGGTGAGAACCGCGTGGGACAAATCATCACCTTTGGATCTCTTGCTGCTAAAGCGGCGATCAAAGACGTGGCTCGCGTATTCAATGTTCCATTTTCAGAAGTAAACGAGATGAGTAAACTTTTCCCAAAAAAACTGGGAATTACCATCCAAGAAGCCGTTGATACTTCAAAAGATTTACGTGACATCGCTGAAAAATCGGATCTAAACAAAAAAGTTTTTTATATTGCTCAGAAATTAGAGGGTAACTACCGTCAGGTGGGAAGACACGCCGCAGGTGTTGTCATTGCACCAACAGCTCTGGAAGAAATTGTTCCTTTGTCCACGGTCAGTGAACCTGGGAGAGATGGCCGTTCTATTGTCACTCAATACGACAAAAACATGTCGGAACAAGTGGGACTGATCAAAATGGATATCTTAGGTTTAAAAAACTTAACCACCATCCATCACGCCACAAAACTCATCGAAAAGCGTCATGGGATCTTACTTGATTTAGATAAAATTCCGCTCGATGATCCTGCTACATTTAGTTTGTTACGAAAGGCAAATGTCCTTGGGATATTCCAGTTGGATTCTTCTTCCGGAATTCGTGATCTTTTTGCCAAAGCACAAGTGCAAAAATTTGAGGAGATTGCCGCCTTACTTGCGTTATATCGTCCTGGTCCAATGGGATCGGGGATGTTGGATGACTACTTAGATCGTAAAAACGGGAAAAAGAAAGTTGTTTTCCCACATGAAAGTTTGGCTGAAGTTTTGGGCGAAACCTACGGAGTTGTTGTGTACCAAGAACAGGTAATGGGCATTTCACGAATCATGGGTGGATACTCTGTCGGAGATTCGGATGTTCTTCGTAAGGCGATGGCCAAAAAAGACAAATCTAAACTTCCAGCATTAAAAGAGAAGTTTGTAAAAGGTGCGATCGAAAAAAAGATCAACGAAAAACTTGCAATCGAACTTTTTGAACAATTAGAAAAATTTGGTGAGTATGGATTTAATAAATCACACTCAGTGGCTTATGCCTTCGTTACTTACCAAACTGCTTTTTTAAAAGCCAACTATTCCATCGAATACTTAACAGCTTTATTATCAGGTGATCATTCCAAAATCACCGATGTTGTGAAATACATCAACAATGCTAAAGAAATGGGGATTCGTATTTTAGGCCCTGATATCAAAGAATCAGGAATCTCTTTTGAAATTACTGATGATAAAACTGTAAGATTTGGTTTGTCTTCTATCAAAGGTGTGGGAGAACTTGCCGCTGAAAATATCATTTCCAATCGAAAATCCATCGGTGGGTACAAACAACTTGGTGACTTCACCAAAAAATTGGATACAAGACTTGCTAACAAAAAAGTTCTCGAGTCCCTTGCTCAAGGTGGTGCCTTCGATTCTTTTGGATACACAAGAAAAACAATTTTTGAATCCACTGATATGATTCTCACTTACGCTAACAAAAAGCAGGCGGAAGAAAAAGAAGGTCAATTTTCTTTGTTTGGCGGTGCTAATGGTGGTGGAGAAGAAAATCTCAATTTACCAAAAGATGGAATCGAATGGAATGGGGATGAATTACTAAGAAGGGAAAAAGAAACTACAGGTCTTTATCTTTCTGGACATCCCCTTGATAAATTTACAGAACAATTAAAAACATTAAAACCAACAACCATCGAAAACTTAGAAGAGGTTCGACCTAAATCTAAGGTAGAAATTGCAGGAGTTCTTTCCAAAAAAGTAGTCAAACTCACAAAGAAAAAAGAAGAGTTTGTGAACTTTATGTTGGAAGACCAAACAGGTGAAATAGAATGTGTTGCCTTTCCTAAAACTTATGCAGAATTCAAACATCTATTCACAGAAGATAATACTGTTTTTATCCGCGGAATTTTAGAACGACTCGATGCCGACGAATCAGAGTTAAAAGGTCAGATCATTGTCAACAAACTCGAAGAACTAAATTCCGTTACTATCGAAAAGAAAATGGAAAAAACTCTCCATCTAACCATCAATATGACGGAAGAAAAAAATAGAGATGTCATTTTGAAATTGCAAGATGTTCTTTCTGTTCATCGTGGTGCTTCTTCCGTGTTCTTTCATTTGGTTGGAAATGGAGATGAAAAAAAAGTCATCCGTGCCCATGACCATTTCTCCATTGATATCACTCCCGACCTAATGAAGATGTTAACAGATATATTGGGGAAGGGAACGGTCCGTTATACAGTTGGCGAAGAAGTACGAGTATACGGATAA